In the genome of Halobacterium noricense, one region contains:
- a CDS encoding phosphoribosyltransferase, with protein sequence MSDLPDEFKCTITNWEYIYGLCRDVSDDVKTSEFEPDVVVALARGGWFAGRCLCDFLGLDDLTSLKMEHYVGTAEKADEPEVRYPMPEGSVEDKDVLIIDDIADTGGSIERAHEYVADRDANEIRTATLQLLGTSEHDPDYVGEYLDEWAWVVYPWNFIEDMIDLISGVMEKDGDGPYTYEGIQNLLATYHDVERIEMEIAQPDRLDEVLEEMVRRDVLVKAGPEEWKLRVDA encoded by the coding sequence ATGAGCGACCTCCCGGACGAGTTCAAGTGTACTATCACCAACTGGGAGTACATCTACGGTCTCTGCCGCGACGTCAGCGACGACGTCAAAACCTCCGAGTTCGAGCCCGACGTCGTGGTCGCGCTCGCCCGCGGCGGCTGGTTCGCGGGCCGGTGTCTCTGTGACTTCCTCGGGCTCGACGACCTGACCAGCCTCAAGATGGAGCACTACGTCGGCACCGCCGAGAAGGCCGACGAGCCCGAAGTCCGATACCCGATGCCGGAGGGCTCCGTCGAGGACAAGGACGTTCTCATCATCGACGACATCGCCGACACCGGCGGCTCCATCGAGCGCGCCCACGAGTACGTCGCCGACCGGGACGCCAACGAGATCCGCACCGCTACCCTCCAACTGCTCGGTACCAGCGAGCACGACCCCGACTACGTCGGCGAGTACCTCGACGAGTGGGCGTGGGTCGTCTACCCCTGGAACTTCATCGAGGACATGATAGACCTCATCTCGGGCGTCATGGAGAAGGACGGCGACGGCCCCTACACGTACGAGGGCATCCAGAACCTCCTCGCGACGTACCACGACGTCGAGCGCATCGAGATGGAAATCGCCCAGCCCGACCGACTCGACGAAGTGCTCGAGGAGATGGTGCGCCGCGACGTGCTCGTGAAGGCCGGCCCCGAGGAGTGGAAGCTCCGCGTCGACGCCTAG
- the mtnP gene encoding S-methyl-5'-thioadenosine phosphorylase, translating into MIGFIGGSGIYEALPLSDVREEDVTTPYGDPSAPVTVGEFGDTGTEVAFLPRHGPDHQRSPTNLPYKANIYALKQLGVERILASNAVGSLTEELPPQTLVVPDQIFDRTKHRDATFFGDGIVVHQPFADPYCPHMVEHLHESAEEATDAKTQDGGTYVCIEGPQYSTRAESEFYKARGWDLVGMTAIPEAKLAREAEMCYATVAGVTDYDVWKADSEVTLEEVLENAAANEEAIKRTVEHAIETLPEERDCDCGHALDGTVNTPTEAIPEETRERVDALVGDYL; encoded by the coding sequence ATGATCGGTTTCATCGGCGGTTCCGGCATCTACGAAGCGCTCCCGCTGAGCGACGTCCGCGAGGAGGACGTGACGACGCCGTACGGCGACCCGAGCGCGCCCGTCACCGTCGGCGAGTTCGGCGACACGGGTACGGAAGTCGCGTTCCTGCCGCGCCACGGCCCCGACCACCAGCGCTCGCCGACGAACCTCCCGTACAAGGCGAACATCTACGCGCTCAAGCAGCTCGGCGTCGAGCGCATCCTCGCGTCGAACGCCGTCGGCAGCCTCACGGAGGAGCTGCCGCCGCAGACGCTGGTCGTCCCGGACCAGATTTTCGACCGTACGAAACACCGTGACGCCACGTTCTTCGGGGACGGCATCGTCGTCCACCAGCCGTTCGCGGACCCGTACTGTCCACACATGGTCGAACACCTCCACGAGTCCGCGGAGGAAGCGACCGACGCGAAAACACAAGACGGCGGCACGTACGTCTGCATCGAGGGTCCGCAGTACTCGACGCGCGCGGAGTCGGAGTTCTACAAGGCGCGGGGCTGGGACCTCGTCGGCATGACCGCCATCCCGGAGGCCAAGCTCGCGCGGGAAGCCGAGATGTGTTACGCCACGGTCGCGGGCGTCACCGACTACGACGTCTGGAAGGCGGACAGCGAGGTCACGCTCGAAGAGGTGCTGGAGAACGCCGCGGCCAACGAGGAGGCCATCAAGCGCACGGTCGAGCACGCCATCGAGACGCTGCCCGAGGAGCGCGACTGCGACTGCGGGCACGCCCTCGACGGCACCGTCAACACCCCTACTGAAGCCATCCCCGAGGAGACCCGCGAGCGCGTCGACGCGCTCGTCGGCGACTACCTCTGA
- a CDS encoding DUF7504 family protein: MGEHADAEAFSTELAALKRDGCNVLVVSDAAGRDAACERLLGAPELDRRHVFLETSSDVSTVLDRHSPRRTDPSTLGVVDATPATGARSAAAAAPSTSELPTPLGEWYERVDDPTNFVALTTAVTDAFDRVAATADNPSELRFCVDGLDPFFDAVHSGDISEERLFRFLHLLTSSVRSVDGMGHFHVSASADDDLLATVEPLFDATLSVETGEGGTVRQRWRLHDSGRVTDWFAF, from the coding sequence ATGGGGGAGCACGCGGACGCCGAAGCGTTCTCGACCGAGCTCGCGGCGCTGAAGCGGGACGGCTGCAACGTCCTCGTCGTCAGCGACGCTGCGGGCCGCGACGCCGCCTGCGAGCGTTTGCTCGGTGCCCCCGAACTCGACCGCCGCCACGTCTTCCTCGAAACGTCGTCGGACGTTTCGACGGTGCTGGACCGCCACAGCCCGCGCCGCACCGACCCCTCGACGCTCGGCGTCGTGGACGCCACGCCCGCCACGGGCGCGCGCTCGGCGGCCGCCGCAGCCCCCAGCACGAGCGAGTTGCCGACGCCGCTCGGCGAGTGGTACGAGCGCGTCGACGACCCCACCAACTTCGTGGCGCTCACTACTGCCGTCACCGACGCCTTCGATCGCGTCGCCGCGACCGCGGACAATCCCAGCGAGCTCCGGTTCTGCGTGGACGGCCTCGACCCGTTCTTCGACGCCGTGCACTCCGGGGATATCTCCGAGGAGCGGCTGTTCCGCTTCCTTCACCTCCTCACGAGCTCCGTCCGCAGCGTCGACGGCATGGGTCACTTCCACGTCTCCGCGAGCGCCGACGACGACCTCCTCGCGACGGTCGAGCCGCTGTTCGACGCGACGCTGTCCGTCGAAACTGGCGAAGGAGGAACCGTCCGTCAGCGCTGGCGGCTCCACGACTCGGGCCGCGTTACCGACTGGTTCGCGTTCTAG
- a CDS encoding segregation and condensation protein A has product MTRESRSDSEQSSGEGAKRTEPRDGESGDDVPLDITGHEDRKAERESSDAEPDGGLTTADAPGDDTDDTPDSAAELIAQSPAEPEANPDDEVEPVELLVQLAKNGEIEPWDIDIVAVTDKFLEALDEADLRTSGRALFYASVLLRMKSDVMLDDGDDEPEEEEVERPPWESPPAEADADGRPAYDPVDALESEMDRRLERKHARGNPETLDELVRDLREAERGSWWKESREYDTSDSPKGFRRGVQELDYHSGDEFRMDDEPTAEEALGNAHEEDIEATIVDVRTVLDEKYGGGRTEVLYEEVADAGESRVQTFLALLFLAHRGAVTLEQDDLFGDLWVCENAETETPTPT; this is encoded by the coding sequence ATGACTAGGGAGTCGCGAAGCGACTCCGAACAGTCGAGCGGCGAGGGAGCGAAGCGAACCGAGCCGCGAGACGGTGAATCAGGAGACGACGTCCCGCTGGACATCACGGGCCACGAGGACCGGAAGGCCGAGCGGGAGTCCAGCGACGCGGAGCCCGACGGCGGGCTGACGACCGCGGACGCGCCCGGAGACGACACCGACGACACGCCCGACAGCGCCGCGGAACTCATCGCGCAGTCGCCGGCCGAACCCGAGGCGAACCCCGACGACGAGGTCGAGCCCGTCGAGTTGCTCGTGCAGCTCGCGAAGAACGGCGAAATCGAGCCGTGGGACATCGACATCGTCGCGGTGACGGACAAATTCCTCGAGGCGCTCGACGAGGCCGACCTGCGGACGTCCGGGCGCGCGCTGTTCTACGCGAGCGTCCTCCTGCGGATGAAGAGCGACGTGATGCTCGACGACGGCGACGACGAACCCGAGGAGGAAGAAGTCGAGCGGCCGCCGTGGGAGTCTCCGCCCGCCGAGGCGGACGCGGACGGCCGCCCGGCCTACGACCCCGTGGACGCGCTCGAGTCCGAGATGGACCGCCGGCTGGAGCGCAAGCACGCCCGCGGCAACCCGGAGACGCTGGACGAGCTCGTGCGCGACCTCCGGGAGGCCGAGCGCGGATCGTGGTGGAAGGAGTCGAGGGAGTACGACACCAGCGACTCCCCGAAGGGGTTCCGGCGCGGCGTCCAGGAGTTGGATTATCACTCCGGGGACGAGTTCCGGATGGACGACGAGCCGACCGCCGAGGAGGCGCTCGGGAACGCCCACGAGGAGGACATCGAGGCGACCATCGTCGACGTCCGCACGGTGTTGGACGAGAAGTACGGCGGCGGCCGCACGGAAGTCCTCTACGAGGAAGTCGCGGACGCCGGCGAGTCGCGCGTGCAGACGTTCCTCGCGTTACTCTTTCTGGCGCACCGCGGCGCGGTCACGCTCGAACAGGACGACCTGTTCGGCGACCTCTGGGTCTGCGAGAACGCGGAGACCGAAACGCCAACGCCGACCTAG